AATCTATAGgcacaccggcctctagcatttcgcctccatcgaaatgcggccgctgcggccgggattcgatcagggcgaccttcgggtccgctgtcgagcaccgtaaacactagaccaccgtggctggtaaAGTATAACAAACAAAGGGGGCGATAGTTGGTTCTTGTTGATTTTAGAGTATACGCTGATTGAAACTCGCCCCCACAAGTAACAGAGACAGAAACATGGGCGATTGCACTTCGACCTGTTAGCCTGCACTTCTGTCTCTGTTAACTGGGTGGTACTGTCAATGACGCCTAATTTttaaaaaagagaagaagaagaagaaaagaatcgcGGAGCGTGGTCGCGCGACAGTGGCAACACCGACACATACTATCTTTTTCATAGTCTTTGGAAAAAGTACCTGCGCTTAAACGCTGCGAAAAGTAATCGTTACGTTCTCATTTTGCCTCGTTATGTTGCATTGTAGATACATTGTTATGAGATCGGCATTTAACATTGTTGACAGTGCACTGAAGGGGAGggggttccttttctttttttagggagggGGGTTGCTCGTCCTACATACCGCCCGCGTTGTTAATTGTGCACCTTAGCTATACTATAGACAGCATGCGCATGCTCGTAATGAATTCCGTGTACATGACATCGCGCATAAGCTCTGGTTTTGCCCGGGGATTTACCGGCGGAAGCAGTTCCACAGCTGAGCAACGAGCTGACGGAGATTAGAAAGTTGttgccctcccccaccccccacacacacacgccgcaTGCTCGCTTTCGGCCGAGTATCGGTTCCTTATTGAAACACCTGCAGCTCTCGGCGCGCGCGTCTTGTGTACTCAAACGACGCGGATGATTTTTTCGAGGTGTGCTGCATATTCTGCAGTGTGCGGAATAAAATTTCGTAAGGCTGCATTCCACACGGGGTCATTGACTTCGGCTGCGAGTATACTCTTCCGGGAGCCCACGATAGCTCTCGCCTGCGTCATGTCACCACCCGAACCCATAAAGCCGGCGTGCCGCCAAACATCGATCTCTCGTGCAGTGACCGCTTGTCTGTGAGCAGGTTCGCAGAGGAGTCGTCATGGCGGCTTGGagcaccgtcgtcgtcgtctcgctCGTGTTCCTTCACCACAGCCGTTCGTATCAATTCAAACTCAATCTATGCACCTTGCCTTTGGTTAACTAACCCTATGATTAAAACAAATGTTGGATTGTTACGTATGTAGTGTCAAAACTGAGAGGTGGATAGGCAGTTTTAAAATTAGGCACGCAAAGCTTTgtgttagcgtttgtcgccactgagcatgcgtcatacgctatcctcttgggtacccacgttaagagagagagagagataaacattttaatgaagctggagatgtttgcctggctgttcgcctgacattcTGAATAGGGCTGTtcgccctattctaaaactgcctattataaAGTACCACTCCGttgtgggggactccggattaacttTCACCTGCTGAGGTAAACTGAAGTACAAGGGAGTTTTCGCACATCGTTACCATTGATATGCTGCCTCCGCAGCCCGGAGTCGAATCCGCGCTCTCCTGCTTAGCGGCGCAACGCCAGAGCGCCTGAGCCAGCAGAGCGACGTCTTTACGCAAGCGAGAACATTCGCGGATAATTTAACAACGCGTGCTAGCAGCATTATTTTCCAGAGTCCACATATTCATATAGATTGTAACGCAGTAACAGCAACCTTTGTTTTGAGcacactttctttttgttttgtttttcgaacgAAGAGTGTTATTGCAATAGCTCGTGTGTATAAGCTGGAGTATACAAGAATGCATCTATACGCTTGATTTGATCGCGTATAAATACTGATTCATCGTTGTGCTTAATTTGCATGCCTTAGTTCCAGTTGCCAGAAATGTGCACCATGGTTCATTTTAACATGATACATAGTTCAGTTTTAATATCACCCTTGCGATCCGCATAAAGTTCGGAAAGGTTACGTCGTTGACTGTCATAACATATTCGCAGAGTCAGTGTTCCTGCATTGTGATCTGGTATAATGCAAATGTACAGCCTTGTAAGCGTCTATGTTTTAGTTGCTGCATGtttaatacatatacatagcagaTGTGTCCGTCTTGCGTTATGTTTTCATTGTGCTTACGTGGTCTCGTTGAAGTTCCTCAGATCCTGATAAATAAATGTGTGAAAGTTTCGTTTTTTATAGGTACTCGCAAAGCCAAGTTATCGGGATCCGCTGTCTTGGGACTTTCCATGGACTTTCTGGCGTTCTtcttacagcaaagctgtcttgGGTTAGCCTCCGCCGTAGCAGTACTAGTCAGCATCCGCAGAAAACTCCTAGCGGTCCATTAGCTGAGCCGGCAGGTCACTTGATCTCGGTTTTACCAATCAGCTGTAAAGCGCgaatttcaaatctagcggcggattcaCGACATCACTAGGCGTCCGCTAAAACGTCATTGCCTGAGCCGGCGTACAGGTCATGTGATCTCGCTTTGACCAATCAGCTGTaagcgcgcgcatttcaaatctTGCGGGGTATTCACgacatcacgtgatctcgctattCAAACGTATAGACTCGTGCCACGTCGCCGTGCCGGAGACGCGGCGTTGCGAGCTCGCGAAGCGATGGCCGAGCGCCAGCAGAGAGCCCACGCATCCGATGTGCGAGTTCGCGAAGCTGAGGCACTTCGCCAGCGGAAAGCTGAAGACTCCGAAATGTAAACTCGCGAGGACGAGGCAACACGGCAATGAAGGATGTccaccaccataggcgtgcgtaggagGGGGgcggcaaggggggggggaggctttatCATCAAGGAGGCGGCGCGATGTCTGCCCGGtacgtttactcagttatggccacgcaggttttgaacgataatggcagccgaagGCCCCTAATGTTGCGTTCCAGGAACTGTTTATTTCTCATCTttcagtggagccctggactgaggaccccagccacttgcccagaaacgttatataggcaataaatgtttttactactactactgccggTTAACTAGCGACCAAAGGCGGGCCATTGTGAGGAGCACGCCACcgctccttgtttttttttttttcccccgctgTGAAGCTTGTTGTCAATGGGCTCGTCCAACGTGGGGAGGACGGGGCCACTGCAAGGAATGCCGCAATGTGGATCATCGCGTATAGACATCTTCGCTGTACGACGATCTTCACGGAATGGATGGTCCGTGGATTTTTATCATCTACTGCATATCAAAACGTTGTAGCGTTAGCATATACCGTATTTTTGTCGTAAACGTTCTGAGCTTGCGCATAATCTGGTAATTATTAACCGCTGTGTGATTCCAGATATGAAGGCTAAGACCTCACCGTCATTCCACTTTGCGAAGTTGCTTTCCTGCGGCattgaaaaaacatggctgatccctctgtcataggaatcggtataaaacgaaagtgaaacatgtcttcacagacgtagctgagcgtttgttatgcattctttcgccccaagcgcgaaggaatgaatgctacagcatcaaattgtaatgttacgcgaagaacggcaagccgctcgaaacttgcaatgcgctgttcaagcagaaaggactCGCGGAATGAACAttcacaggatgagcgcgaactgtcacagttgtgacttatttctgtgtgagcagcgcgctcctttcgcaaaagcggtcgctgcagtgagcgaggtgtccttcgtgctctcaaaggaaacttgcaggcagagcacaagacgcacaaacgaccgagatcacgagataagcgcccgcacgagcgaccacgtacGCCCTGTCGatgcgcgcgctaatccgcgtgggggacaaCTTTTAAAGtgtgctcttcgagcccttcgcgccatcttgctagtgataacgaaaacacgctgtaccgccgatctttGAGTACcgtcaccggcaaatggtgtacataaatagctcgccgttaccatagcagagaacatgccgtctgtggcggagtcgtgtcgcgctgcgcgctggcgaacgagaggtcgtaagttcgactcccggtgacgaaactttttctttgccatatgttagtctttatattttacaacatcatatccgtgacggaaatgcgtcagtggtgccgtggtggaccccggcataaaacactttcgtgttaaaaaaaaaaaacctcgattTTCGTGCTTGTTCGGCAGGCGCAGCGAGCGAGAGTGAGTTGCTGTCCAACTTCAGGCGCTGCCAGCGGGTGTGCAACCGCGTGCTGAGTAACACCAGCCTGCTGGGCGTCGTGGTGGGCGTCGGCGAGAACCTGCAGAACGCCACCGCCACCGTGGGCACTGGCATCCGCGGAGGCATCCAGGGCGTGGCCACGGGCGTCCGCCAGGGAACCGCCGCCGTCGTCGAGAACGTCCGTAAAAACATACAGGTAGAGCTGCTTTGTTTCGTGCACACGTGTGCCCTAAATGATGTGCCGAAAGCTACACGAGCccagcgaccgcctgtgaaacgctgccctgtgtgtgtgttgtgaaatgtgtctctctttctctatgcCCTAAATGAATTCACTTATGGctattcttaaagggacactaaagggaagcagtaaattagtttagactgataaattataccaTGAGAACCCTAGTGTTGCTAATTTCATCATTATAGATTTATTAATAAATGAgaaaaatcaatgtcaaaagtttcatctttaaatttcccgccgataTCTCCaatggtgacgtcactgatttcagcgtgtgtgtgtgtgtgtgtgtgtgtgtgtgtgtgtgtgtgtgtgtgtgtgtgtgtgtgtgtgtgtgtgtgtgtgtgtgtgtgtgtgtgtgtgtgtgtgtgtgtgtgtgtgtgtgtgtgtgtgtgtgtgtgtgtgtgtgtgtgtgtgtgtgtgtgttttacgtattttggccgcattgactcaacgaaatttcctgaaacttagtTTCTTAAGTCTGTGGCTCCCTCAGAAGAGAatttgcttcatttttaccgattaagaactcgtatgccctagcagacgccgtcaaaatctatgacgtcatggcaactaatgcgggaatttcaaggcggcgtcgccgccCGCATTTTctatttgcgcgttttctcgcggcAAACGTGgggattttggtattgtgaaagagtaatttactattaCAAGGAAAATCGgttttctgtttagtgtcccttcaatgcTACAAGTATTCCATCGTAGTTAACATGCATAACCTTTATACGCAGAAGAAAAGAATAAGCCCGGCCACTAAGCTCTGTCATATCAACTTACGAAGAATGGACAGCGATAGCTCGGGTCTATATAGTACAGCTTGCATGCCTTGCTATGGCCGCTCGACAAAATCACTCCAGGCGTTTCTTACCGAACGGCTGCGGCCCGTGTAGCCACAGCGTTCTGTAATATCAACCCACCCGTTACACAGACGCTCGTCAAAACGTTGTCGCACAAGGGTGTGCCTTCTTGTTTTATATCGGCGATTATAGCATCTTCAGTAAATCGCACCGGCGCGCACTGATGCACCG
This window of the Rhipicephalus sanguineus isolate Rsan-2018 chromosome 2, BIME_Rsan_1.4, whole genome shotgun sequence genome carries:
- the LOC119381143 gene encoding uncharacterized protein LOC119381143, translating into MAAWSTVVVVSLVFLHHSRAASESELLSNFRRCQRVCNRVLSNTSLLGVVVGVGENLQNATATVGTGIRGGIQGVATGVRQGTAAVVENVRKNIQAVRNGIRPNRYPEDDYKENSPEPPHPEEQFYVVPAT